The DNA window GTCCTCAGAGTAACTGGCAGTTTTGCcacgctgggccggccgggctgAGCCCGGCGATCCTGGCGCACTGATGAGCGACGACACTGGCCGTGGACGGGCTGCGCTCGAGCACCACCTCGTAGCCGTCGGTCCAGCTCTCCATCCCGGGCGCCATCACCTGCCAGAAGAGTCCCCCGGCGCAcggcccgcccgcccgcgccgacGCGTACACCGCGTCGAACACCATGCGGAAGTAGGCgtcgcgcgccgccaccgcgtaCCCGTTCGACCGCGCCGACCACCCGAACTCCGTCACCAGCAGCGGCTTCcgcagcaccgccgccgcgtcctggATGTGGCTGGCCAGCCACCTCCGCATGAACGCCACCTGCTcgtcgctgctcgcgccgGCCACCCTGCAGCCATTGTTGTTGTTAGGCGCCGGAGACGCTAGCTTCTTCCGCCATGAATGGATGCATGGCTCAACGACGGTGTGCTTGCTTAGCTTGCTTACCATTGGTCGGGGTAGGAGTGGATAGTGGCGAAGTCGACGGCCGGGACGAGGTTGTTGGCGATGAAGTCGGTGCCGACGGTGTAGCCCGGGTTTAAGTTCTTGTGCATCGACTCGCCGTAGAACCCTTCGAGCCCGATCTCCACCATGTGGTTCGGGTCCACGGATTTCACGTAGCCGGCCATCTCCGTGATCCATGCCTGAACataaatcgatcgatcgaacgaTCAAATCACCACAAATTAATCCATATATCTTGCAAACATGTACGGGTTGCCGTCGACTGATGGAATGAGTTAGAACTGAAGATTGAATTACTTGCAGAGTTTTTCCAGAGAGGTCGCTCTGGCAGCGTGGCTCGTTCATGAGCTCCCATGCAAAGATGGCCGGCTCGTCCTTGTACGCCACTCCGGTTATCTTGTTTACTCTCGTCAGGACTGCCTGTTGCATGCGTAATTGCATATGCATGCGTGCAGAACGTCAGATTGTATTGAGAAAACTTATAGTACATCGCAACAAAAACATGTGTTTCTTTAGCTTGAAAAGTCGATCAGTTTAGCAGATTTATTAGGCCACATGCCTTTACGTGGTTTTTGTAGAACTGTTTGGTTACTTCGCTGGTGAAGAATTGGTCGTCGGAACCCAGGTAGTGGCCCTGATCTCTAGCCCATTGCACGTACTGCTTCTTCCCGCCGAAACCGTCCCAGTTGTTCACCAGGCTCAGTATCAAATACAGCCCTCGTTTGTTCGCTTCGGCTATTACAAAATCTAGTCCCTGGATCACACGACAGCATTATAAATATTGCTACGCAATTGCATATTGtcacatgtaaaataaatagatatacATGGTGTTGTGATACAACACGTACATACCATAAACATGCTCTCGTTGTACACGCCGGGGGACTTCTGCAGCGGCCGgtagccgccgtcgctgaACGCCCACGTCCGCACCAGCGTCGCGCGGAGGCGCGCCGCCTGCCGGAGGACGTCCGCCGCCTTGCTCCggtcggcggtggcgtcggACGCCATGTACATGAGCCAGTACGCGTTGAAGCCGTTCGAGTAGAACGGCCGCCCGCCGACCGTGAAGCG is part of the Oryza brachyantha chromosome 2, ObraRS2, whole genome shotgun sequence genome and encodes:
- the LOC102713802 gene encoding putative mannan endo-1,4-beta-mannosidase 9, giving the protein MGSKRQVILPSLAVLAVAAAVLLSHGGHAGADAAAARPFARTSGTRFTVGGRPFYSNGFNAYWLMYMASDATADRSKAADVLRQAARLRATLVRTWAFSDGGYRPLQKSPGVYNESMFMGLDFVIAEANKRGLYLILSLVNNWDGFGGKKQYVQWARDQGHYLGSDDQFFTSEVTKQFYKNHVKAVLTRVNKITGVAYKDEPAIFAWELMNEPRCQSDLSGKTLQAWITEMAGYVKSVDPNHMVEIGLEGFYGESMHKNLNPGYTVGTDFIANNLVPAVDFATIHSYPDQWVAGASSDEQVAFMRRWLASHIQDAAAVLRKPLLVTEFGWSARSNGYAVAARDAYFRMVFDAVYASARAGGPCAGGLFWQVMAPGMESWTDGYEVVLERSPSTASVVAHQCARIAGLSPAGPAWQNCQLL